The region GCTGTGTGTACATGGAGCTTGCTGTCCAGTGTGGCTACAGACATAAAACTGCGTGTTGCGTGTGACGTCACTGCACACTAtctatatgtagacctgggttcgattcctggtcttactgtctgtgtgtgtgtccttgtcAGAATGGTGTCCTATCCAGCGGAAATCATAGATTCTGATCTGTTTCATACTACAGAATTCAGGGACTAAGCGCCTGCACTAGTGGGTCACAGGGTGTATGTAAGCAGTCTGGCCGTTTGCCTGCCTGGCTGTAGGTGACATTCTGGGATTTATATCAAACATTTTTGTGGTGGGTGGAGCATAATGAGGCTGGGATTTAAGTGCCGTTTATTCATCTTAGGTGTTATCTGTTAGGAGAAACCTGGCTGTGGTCTCATAGACTAATCGTCCAAAAGACAAAACAACCTTTCAAAAATCTATCACAGTGCAACATAAAACATTTGACCCTGAAGTTGTGACTTTTAGAATATTTGTTTGTGCTGTGGACACCAACAACACAGATAGAACTTGCACGTCCCATGGACACAGAAGAATGCAAATGTCACAGACACAGAACTTGCACGTCTCGTGGACACAGAGTACAGAAGCTGCAAAGGTGTTGATACAGAGGACAGAGCGGTGCAGATGTCGCGTTGATACAGAGGACAGAGCGGTGCAGATGTCGCATTGATACAGAGGACAGAGCGGTGCAGATGTCGCGTTGATACAGAGGACAGAGCGGTGCAGATGTCGCGTTGATACAGAGGACAGAGCGGTGCAGATGTCGCGTTGATACAGAGGACAGAGCGGTGCAGATGTCGCGTTGATACAGAGGACACACTGGTGCAGATGTCGCGTTGATACAGAGGACAGAGCGGTGCAGATGTCGCGTTGATACAGAGGACAGACTGGTGCAGATGTCGTGTTGATACAGACGACAGACTGGTGCAGATGAGCCGTGGACACAGAATAATGTGCATGTCCCACAAACAGAGGATAGAATCTGCACGTCTCCTGGACACAGGATAATATACCTGTCCCACCTAAACACAAGCCAGATCCCTTTGAATTTGTGGCTCCTCGTGACGTCACTGCGGTCTGTTTGTTGGTGGGCGTGGCTTTGAAATGTGTGTTTGTTGACTTTTAAATCTGCCTCCTGTTTGTTTCCCTCCGGGACCTTTGTTTCGGACTGAGCTGGTGTTACGGTTCTGGCAGAACTTACCGGCGTCTTCTCCGTCCAGGTACCGGACCCGAAGGTCCTCCTTCGACTCCAAGCTGTACCGACGCGCTGTCGAACCACAAACTTCACTGGCAAACGCGCGCCGTCGCCAGCCGACACAGGCCGCCGCCCCGAGCCGGCACGAAGCGTCCCGGTCCGCCGCACGGAACCGGACTGCCTGGAACAGGACTCTGAGTCCCAGCAGAACCGCCATACTGCCGAACCGCAGTGCTGCCGTGACTTTCAACTCTGACCCTGTGACGTGACTGATCACGTGATCACCTGACtccaaaaaactaaaaaaaaaaaagtcattaaaaCTAATGAAAAGCATCTACAAAGACATTACGAAATATTACTGAAGCGTTTAACCTATTAAAACAAAACCCTCAGGGGACTTTGCTTATTTTTACATTGTATTTTTCTCCGCTTTTCTTCAaatctttaaaaatattttttctatttttaattatttcactgcggtttttttttttttttcgtttcttGTGTGCGTCATAAATTATTTGTAAATCAAAAAGTTGAACTTTTGTCAATACAGAACCCACATTAATCATGTCCTGGCAGTTTATGGGGTAATTTTCAGCATCATAATAAAAGCCAAATTATTACATTACCTGATATACTGAGGGGATACTATCAAATTAAATAAGTATtaaaagttaataaaaatacagcTCTTACAGAAACAACCCAATTCTgagtgttgctttaaatggaaagcaaCTGCTTTTTTAGCCACGCCCCCACGTCCATTAGAGTCTACACcgaacataactaagcatgacacatggtgcactgttcctttttaaaaccctattaaacaataatttgcatcactttttaccaaaatcaaAGCAACTTTcatttttgacccctatacaaactgaaattgacttttgtcacaattctgtttttactcCGTAACAGTCACAGCtcgtccaaattatacctttttggaatctttacgttCAGAcgcggtatagttttcaatatgattggagcatttttatattctgacccatgtaattcttcaaatgacccTTACCTGgcagcctactgaaaattcaagtggccatctGTTACCCCCCAATAAAGTATTTGTGCCAaagttggtgcttgcatcaccagttggattcctctgtaaatattctgttatctgaatACATTCAGCTTACTCGGGTGTTACAATCCTGGATTTTACGTACTCATTTTCACATCGACTGTGTTGCACAAATTTTGGAGTTTTAACCCAGTTAAAGGATTTTCAATTTGCATTTTGAGCAAAAACACACCACTTCTAATGGGAAATGtttatattatacacacacaaataaagaCACTGCACACAGATTcaaaacaagatatttattgCAAATGGAAAAATATTATAGTAAATAGGAAGTTTAGACACACTGCTAAtttcagactgctggggggggggaaagaaaaaaaaaaaaaaaaaaagcatgacgcTGTTCAGAAAACTGATTTTATAACAGATGCTCCTGCAGTGACCAGTCACAAGTGCAAACACACAAAAGGCCACAAAGTACAATGTAACCATAAAAAAAGTCTTCAGATGAAACATGTAATATTATGAAGTGCAAGGatataatgttttaaaaaattcCAAGTGTTAAATGACTAAAGGAACTGATAAAGTTTGTGTCCAAGAGTTAAAGCAGCTAGAGTTTAAACAACAGCCTGGAAACTTGAAATCAAAACAGCCTCAAGGAAGCAACAGTTAACTGTGCAACACTTCAGAGTTAATGAAGCAGAGTCGATTTCAAAGCTGAACGCTGACTTTGTACAGACATCACCTACTGGAAGATGAACACAGATTTATCCACATGTAGAGTTGGGTATCGAgtaccggttctttttgggtatcgttaagaaataagTAGATCCACTGATaaagtctttttgcttaatgattcccttatcggtccttcagagtggctgttgtgtttgaggatgtttgtcaggaaaatgatcatttctctacgttgattgcagacgctgcagcggctctgtaatcaaccgcttctgcagcgtgactccaatttgaagcttgaaccaatgaagcattgcttcaatccactgcttcactggttctttGATTTGGTGCTCCACAGAAGTAGCAACTCCATTTCTTAACCActttcaaagccattaaaatgtcaattgtgagtcacttttgtgtgaaataaagtcaataactgggactcttgtcttgttgcagtcaggaAATGAGAATCAGCCTCCGTtctattggcacagctccaaacactgctccgctctctgccgagtcaagttggtgtccggtcggaattaataacttcaaagtgaaccggcgctttaaataaaatgacacctctttacaaacattgtaatactgacaataaactacaatagactaaaacgtttttttcctcccaaaatgagactgcattctttatgaattaaattgatgcagacatgcagcacagccaggtGCAAGAGCTCAGAGCTATggtgtgacattcatgccaatgtctgaaaggaaatgcttttgacaaaaactacagattttatttctatttatttatttatttatgtccagagatcaaggatccacaatGCAAAGTTTATGTCCACAGTTTAAGGATccactgaccaatttcatatttatttactttaaaactcaataaaaaagttgacatagaaaacctgtaaagcctacttttagtacacagaaaattcatcagaggtatcgataagggaatcggatcgtTAATGGTATCGAtgtaatcttatcaatacccatccctacccacGAGGACATTAACCAGATATAAGGAGAAAGACCAGCGAGACCACACGGTcaatgtataaaaaaagaaaaaagtgaaacCGTCACGCCAAACATATAATGATAAAATATTCAACAACAGATTTCTGCTTTAAAGCAAAGACAACAAATCTTTGGCTCGACATGACACCCAGCAGCAAcaactgagtgttttttttttttataccaacaaaaacaaaacatgacaccCAGCAGCAAcaactgagggttttttttttttatataccaacaaaaacaaaacatgacacccagcagcagcagctactgagggttttttttttaaccaacaaAAACAAAGAGCAGGACAGCGTTCAGACACCAGACGGCCAACAACAACCAGTCAGCTGTAGATgtttcattcactcacacacacctcAGTGGGAGGACCGCAGATAATCAGTGGTGCCATCATCTGACTCCATCATAAAGTCTGGCCGTGTTCTGATTAGTCTGTTTAGAGAGGTCGTGCTCGCCATTAGCGCAGTAAGGCTCTGCCTTTGGTACAAGTCCTCAGCGTGTGCGTCCGATGCGTCCACCACTGCCGGCTCTGAGGCAACACTCTGCGTCTCACCGCAGCTGTCAGGATGCCAATGGTCAGCACGTTGAGTCCACCTGTGCAGGCTGGAGGCCTGCACTGATAATGGGCAGAAGGATGACTGAGGGCACTCTGGCGAGTCCTCGTTTGGCTGGTAACACTCTCCCTCTGCTGCTACCTTTTCAGGAGACTCATACTGTGGGTCGACAGCCTCCATCTTGATTTGGATGGCTCTGGTTTTGAGCCGCAGTTTGTggggcaaagctgaggaactacTGTCTGGCACTTTGTGTGTAGAGACAATGACACTTCTTGGATCGGCTACAAATGGAGTAAAACCTTTGGGAACCTGTTGCTCATCTTCACCATCTGACAATTTGCTGAGAATGCTGTCCTCGGAGCTCTGGGGTGAGTTACTGGAGGAGCTGGTGACCTGCAGAAAGGCAGACGGCTGAGAGTAGACTCCAGGCAGATGGTTGGCCATGTAGTTCCTGTAGAGTTCATAAGGACTGCTGCCATTCTCTGCTGGTTCCTGCTTGACCTCAGTGGTCCTAAAGCCACTCGGCGCTGCAGCACGTCCCTCATGCATGTCCGACATCAGGCTGTGGGGCGAGTGCTTGATGACCGATATGCAGCTACTGCGGATTTGAAAAGGCTCC is a window of Thalassophryne amazonica chromosome 17, fThaAma1.1, whole genome shotgun sequence DNA encoding:
- the nfil3 gene encoding nuclear factor interleukin-3-regulated protein, coding for MQSVKQEMDSSEPYGEDALDLAVALQGANRDMMANNISAVSFKSKITGRRKREFIPEEKKDVLYWERRRKNNEAAKRSREKRRINDMVLENKLMVLGEENASLKAELLSLKLKFGLLSSAAYAQEIQALPSSSSAALYQDSVPWSLGLGSTDRHLEPFQIRSSCISVIKHSPHSLMSDMHEGRAAAPSGFRTTEVKQEPAENGSSPYELYRNYMANHLPGVYSQPSAFLQVTSSSSNSPQSSEDSILSKLSDGEDEQQVPKGFTPFVADPRSVIVSTHKVPDSSSSALPHKLRLKTRAIQIKMEAVDPQYESPEKVAAEGECYQPNEDSPECPQSSFCPLSVQASSLHRWTQRADHWHPDSCGETQSVASEPAVVDASDAHAEDLYQRQSLTALMASTTSLNRLIRTRPDFMMESDDGTTDYLRSSH